A stretch of DNA from Candidatus Binatia bacterium:
GGCTGCGCCTGGAGTTCGCCAGTGGGAAGGGCGCCAGCGTTGGAGGGCGCCCCAACTACCCCCTTCGAAGTGATCGCCTACGGCTCTCTCCCTTACTGGTTTGGCATCCGACCGAGTATTCCCGCCTCCGGCTCCAGTACAATTATGACCGGGCGCAGTTTCTACCGGAACGCAACGCCCACACAGTCTGGCTGAGTGCGGAGATCCTTTATGGCCGGCACCCCGCACACAAATACTAAGAGGAGGCGAGCGTGAGAGTCGAACACAGCAAACTCAAATCGGGAATCTTCAACAAGGTTCGCCAATGGCACCACTCCGCCGGGCACACTATCCCTGCCGTGCTCCTCGTGCTCGCGATCGCATCCTCGGCGGCTAGAGCGGAGGAAACACTCAAGGTTGTCACCACCCTGCCGGACTTTGCCAGCATAGCCCGCCATGTCGGAGGCGAGCGAGTGGACGTCGTTTCCCTCGCACAGGGAGGCGAGGATCCGCACTTTCTCGAAGCCAAACCGAGTTTCGTGAAATTGCTAGCGTCGGCGGACGTTGTCATCGTCGCCGGCATGGATTTGGAACTCGGCTACTTGCCTCTCCTGTTACAGAACGCTCGTAACGGGAAGATTCTCCCTGGCCAAGTCGGGTATGTGGACTGCTCGACTGTTGTGGAGAAACTCCAGGTTCCCACTGCTCCCGTCGACCGCTCGATGGGCGACGTGCACCCCTATGGAAACCCGCACTATTGGCTCGACCCGATCAACGGCGTTGCGATTGCGGCACGCCTGGCGGAGGTGTTCAGCCAGATCCAGCCAGTAGAGAGAGCCGGGTTCGAGCACCGCGCAAAGAAGTTCCAGGACTCGGTGTACGCCCGTTTGGCCGGCGAGGAACTGGCGAGGAAATACGACGTCTCCAAGCTGGCAACGCTACAAAATCGAGGGCAACTCCTTTCCTTTCTCGAGTCGCAAGGAGATGCGCGTAACCTCTCCGGATGGTGGGGCGCACTGTTACCCAAAGCGCCCATCAAGGCAGTGGACGATCACAACATGTGGCCGTACTTCGCTCGTCGTTTCGGGATAGAGATCGTCGGACATATGGAGCCGAAACCCGGCATCCCGCCGACGACCGCGCAGCTCCAGCTCTTGGTTAAGACGATGGAAGCTCAGCGCGTACATTTGATTTTCTCGTCCCCCTACTACGACCCACGGCACGCCCGTTTTCTTGCAGAAGCTACCGGGGCGGTGATCGTACCGCTGGCTCACCTGACCGGCAGCCGGCCGGGCACGGCCGACTATCTCGACATGGTTGACTACAACGTTCGCACCTTGCGCAGGGCACTGGAAGAAACAGAAACTTCACGTGCCGGGAGGAGCACGCCGTGAGTGATCGCGGGCACACCCCGTCCGCGTTCCTTCTCCGGGCCGTCAACGTCGAAGTCGCCTACGGCGGGAGCCCAGTTTTACGAGGGGTGAATCTGGTCATCGGAGAAGGAGAGTTTTGGTTTTTCCTCGGGGCCAACGGGGCAGGCAAGACCACACTGTTGCGGGCTTTGTTGGGCCTAGTGCCGATTGCTCGAGGGCGCATCGAAACACCCGATGGGCGCCCGATCCTGCAGTATACTGGCTTCGTCCCCCAAAGGTGCGAGCTCAACCCGAGCCTGCCGACAACAGTGAGGGAGTTCGTCACGTTAGGCCTGGTTGGGCTCGAAGTCGCGCGCAGCGAGCGAGCACAGCGATTTGCACGCGCGCTCGCGGCAGTGAGTTTAGAGGAACTCGCACGCCGCAGTTATTGGGAGCTCTCCGGGGGACAACGGCAGCGTTGCTTGATTGCACGGGCTTTGATTCGCGAACCACGCTTGCTCATTCTGGACGAACCCACCACGGGTCTCGATCCGGCGACGGAGCACGGCTTGTTTGAGACTCTGCGCCGGCTCCATCAGAAGGAAGAAACTACGATCATCGTGGTCACACACGACATTGGGCTCGCCCTCCGCTACGCCACGCACGTAGCGTTGTTCCACGAGGGGACGGTGGACGCGGGGCTGGTCGAAGCAATCCTCACGCGGGAGCGACTGCAAACCAGCTTCGGCCCACGGGCAACCGTCGGGTATTTTCGTACGAGCCTAGGAGGACACCCTTGATCGAGGCGTTCATCGAGTCCTGGCCGCTGTTTCAAAACACGTATCTCACCGGCTGGTCGCTTTCTCTCCTCCTTGCCTTGATCGGCGTGGTGGTGGTAGCTCGCGACCAGGTTTTCCTCGGCCTGGCCGTCTCTCAAGCATCGTTGCTGGGTGTGGCTTCCGGCATGTGGCTCGCGACACTCTTCCCCCAGCTCACGCATCTGGGAAACGAGCATGCCTGGTGGCTCTCACTGTGCAGCATGGCGTTTGCCATGGTCGCTGCGGTGGTCACCTCGCGGCAAGCAGCCCCCGGACGCGAAACCCCGGAAAGCATTACCGGTTGGGTCTACGCTTTCACGGCCGCCTTGGCTGTCCTCTTATTATCGCGCAGTCCCCACGGACTCGAAGAGGTGCACCGCTTGCTGTCGAGCACGATTATTGGAGCGAGCTCATCCGATGTTGTCCTGTTTGTTTCCCTGCTCGCTGTGAGCCTTCTCGGCATCGCTCGATGGCGCGAGTCGATCACCTTGCTTGTCATGGACGCCGAGATGGCGGGCGCTGTCGGCTTGTCGGTTCGCCGCTGGCAAGTTTTTCTTTCCCTCTGGGCGGCCATCGTTGTTGGCCTTTCCATCCGGGTTTCCGGCTTGTTGTTCACCTTCGGCTGCCTCGTGCTTCCATCGCTCGTGGCGAAAAACTTGGTCCGCGAAGTTCGAGCGATGTTCTGGGTGGCACCCTTAATCAGCCTGGGCAGTACGTTTTGTGCCTTCGTGGCTGCCCATGGCTATGACTTTCCGCCAGGCCAACTCGCCGTCGCCATTCAAGGTCTTCTGCTGCTTGGCGGCTGGTCGCTGCGACGGTCCCGCTAGCCGGATTCCCCGCGACGAACCCATGGAGAGCCAGAAGGGTCCCCCCGAAAACGGATGCATCCACGCAGGCCAAAAAACCAAGGGGCAGGCCTGTTGGCCTGCCCCTTGGTCAC
This window harbors:
- the scbA gene encoding adhesin, whose protein sequence is MRVEHSKLKSGIFNKVRQWHHSAGHTIPAVLLVLAIASSAARAEETLKVVTTLPDFASIARHVGGERVDVVSLAQGGEDPHFLEAKPSFVKLLASADVVIVAGMDLELGYLPLLLQNARNGKILPGQVGYVDCSTVVEKLQVPTAPVDRSMGDVHPYGNPHYWLDPINGVAIAARLAEVFSQIQPVERAGFEHRAKKFQDSVYARLAGEELARKYDVSKLATLQNRGQLLSFLESQGDARNLSGWWGALLPKAPIKAVDDHNMWPYFARRFGIEIVGHMEPKPGIPPTTAQLQLLVKTMEAQRVHLIFSSPYYDPRHARFLAEATGAVIVPLAHLTGSRPGTADYLDMVDYNVRTLRRALEETETSRAGRSTP
- a CDS encoding manganese ABC transporter ATP-binding protein, coding for MSDRGHTPSAFLLRAVNVEVAYGGSPVLRGVNLVIGEGEFWFFLGANGAGKTTLLRALLGLVPIARGRIETPDGRPILQYTGFVPQRCELNPSLPTTVREFVTLGLVGLEVARSERAQRFARALAAVSLEELARRSYWELSGGQRQRCLIARALIREPRLLILDEPTTGLDPATEHGLFETLRRLHQKEETTIIVVTHDIGLALRYATHVALFHEGTVDAGLVEAILTRERLQTSFGPRATVGYFRTSLGGHP